GAGTCTTGATCCATTGAAAAATATTAGCATACTATGTTTACTGGTATACTATTGTCGTATGTCGGAAGGAGCACCGCAAGAAAATGAAAATTGGGCGAGTGAAAGATTGCAGGCTGATGAGCCTCTTGCTCCTGAGGAACAAGAGCGGCTTGTTATGATGATTTCCGATCCAGATTTAGCTTGTGAGGTTTTGACTCTTATAGAGGATACTGGTAAGAAGCTTACTCCCACTCAAGCAGAACATTTAATGCAAATAATAGAAGCGGCTGAAGAAACAGCTTTCATTTTTTATATGAATTTAGTGGAATCAGGCGTGGCAGAAGAGCCGAACGAATCAGAAGAGTGGTGGCTTCTGCGACTTGAAAAAGCTCTCCTACAAATAGAAGAGCCTTCTGTCGCAACCTACCTCCTCGAGCACCTAAACTCAATCTCCGATGAAGATCGTGAGAGGCTTGAAAATGTTGGAAATTAAAATTATCTAACTAATTTTTAATGCCTAGCCCTGGAGATTTGGCGGCAAGTTTAATGACAGTGGCTAAAGTTTTTAGATTAAGGTCATCAATTTTTTTGAAACGGACGCAGCTCCTACCGACGCTTACCTTACCAAGATCCTTTTTGTATTTTTCAGCCAAATACTCCCCTCTCTCGACAGCACAAATATAAAGACTAATGTAATTTTTCTGGCTAGCTAAGGATACGACAGGCCAATCGATTATTTCTTTCTTATAGTTTTTATACTTGAAGCTGCCATAACCCAGCATATTATATGCAAATCTCGACTTCAGCTTCGGAGCAGTTTTTTGTATAAACTTATGTAGGAATTCTATCGAAGCCTTCCTATCCTCCGACAACATTCCCAAATACTCCCTGACCGTCTTTGCCTTCACTGGCTTAAACATATTCATATTTCAAATATACCACAGTTCCCAGAGCCTCTTTCAGGGAGTATGTAACGTTAGAACTGTAATCCGTTTAAATTATTCCAATACTCAACTAAACGCTTCCTTTCTTCTGTAGTTAAAAACCCCTTTATAAAAGGTCTTACGATATTATTACTCCAGATGCCATAATTTCCATCAAAGACCTTTTTGATTAGGCTAGAGTAAGTATAAAATTTTTCTTGCACAGAGGAGGATTTGAGACAAAAAATATAAAGATTATAAAATTCAGTGTCTTTTTCTTTTAAATACTTGAGCATTTGTTTCTCTCCTGTCCACGGTATATTCCTGAACTCAAAATACCCCATAAAAATATTATACAAATCTTGAAGAAGTTTTATTTCCAAAATATCATGGTATTCGGAGTTATTAGACTCAAAATACCTTTTATTAGTTATGTAGGCAGAATTGATTAGCGAATCCCATCTACTTACTTCTGTTTCTGGAACCTGAAGTTTATTTTTCAAATCATTATATTTGTCTTTAAAAGAAGTAAGAGTGCCAGATTTATCAAATAACACATTCCCATTCTCCAACCAACTTATCAAAACTCCATCCATTGTATTTGCAGGAATAATTTCATCATTAAGGAGTTTTTGAAGCTGAGTTACATCATAGAAAAATATATCAGCAGGTTTATTATCTATGAATTGGAAAAGTGAGAATAGTTTTTCTTTATTTTCTTTAAAAATAACCGCCAAATCAATGTCGCTATATTCTTTTTCTTCCCCAGAGGCTTTCGACCCCACCAACAAAACAGCGTCTATTTCTCCTGAGTTTTTAAGATTTTGAATCAATTTTTCCAGAGTCAGCATAAATTTAATACTAATTTCATACTATTCGTTGAAAACTAGATATTCTCCTTCGC
This region of Candidatus Paceibacterota bacterium genomic DNA includes:
- a CDS encoding nucleotidyltransferase-like protein, which codes for MLTLEKLIQNLKNSGEIDAVLLVGSKASGEEKEYSDIDLAVIFKENKEKLFSLFQFIDNKPADIFFYDVTQLQKLLNDEIIPANTMDGVLISWLENGNVLFDKSGTLTSFKDKYNDLKNKLQVPETEVSRWDSLINSAYITNKRYFESNNSEYHDILEIKLLQDLYNIFMGYFEFRNIPWTGEKQMLKYLKEKDTEFYNLYIFCLKSSSVQEKFYTYSSLIKKVFDGNYGIWSNNIVRPFIKGFLTTEERKRLVEYWNNLNGLQF
- a CDS encoding DUF1801 domain-containing protein, which gives rise to MNMFKPVKAKTVREYLGMLSEDRKASIEFLHKFIQKTAPKLKSRFAYNMLGYGSFKYKNYKKEIIDWPVVSLASQKNYISLYICAVERGEYLAEKYKKDLGKVSVGRSCVRFKKIDDLNLKTLATVIKLAAKSPGLGIKN